The following nucleotide sequence is from Pseudomonas sp. RC10.
CGCCCGGCACACCGGCGATGCCTTTGGAGGTGACCATCAGCGTCAGCACCAGCATGATCTGTTGGCTGATGGGCATGTCGATGCCATAAAGCTGCGCGATGAACAGCGCCGCGATGCTCTGGTACAGGGTCGAGCCGTCGAGGTTGAACGAATAGCCGGTCGGCACCACAAAACTGCTGATAGCCTTCGGCGCGCCGTAGGCTTCCATCTTTTCGATCACGCGCGGCAGCACGGTTTCAGAACTCGCGGTGGAATAAGCCAGCACCAGCTCATCCTTGAAGATGCGCATGAGCTTGATCACCGAGAAACCGAACAAACGGGCGATCAGTCCCAGCACTACGAAAGCAAAGAAAGCGATGGCGACGTAAACCAGAATCACCAGCTTGGCCAGGGGCAGCAGCGAGGCGAAACCGAAGTTGGCGACGGTCACGGCGATCAGCGCGAACACGCCGATGGGCGCGTAGTTCATGATCATGTGAGTGACCTTGAACATCGTTTCCGAGACGCCCTGGAACACCTTGACCAGCGGTTCACGCACTTCTGCGTTCAGGCTGGACAGGCCCAGGCCGAAGAAGACGGAGAAGAAGATGATCGGCAGCATGTCGCCACGAGCAACGGCGGCGAAGATGTTCGACGGGATCAGGTTGAGGATCGTCGCGATAAAGGCGTGATCATGTTGCACCTCGGCGGTGGTCTTCTCGTATTGCGAGATGTCCACGGTGCCCAGCGTGCTCATGTCGATGCCAGTGCCCGGATGGAAAACGTTGGCCAGCAAGAGGCCGACAACGATGGCGATGGTGGTGACGACTTCGAAATACAAAATGGTCTTCAGGCCGATGCGACCGAGCTTTTTCGCGTCGCCCACCCCTGCGATGCCGACGATCAACGACGAGATGACGATCGGGATAACGATCATCTTGATCAGGCGGATAAAGATATCGCCTGCGGGCTGCAGAATGTTGCTGATCCACCAAGCCTTTTCAGCGCTGAAGTGGTTGAGCACAGCACCCAGCGCGATGCCCAGCACCAGACCGATGAGGATCTGCCAGGCGAGGCTGATTTTTGCCTTCTTCATGTCGTTAACCTTGTTGTAGTTGGCGTGGACATTTCTCACCGACACTTTCGGGGTCGCTCTTGTGAAGTCGAATCGAAGCGCGGATGCCCTTGGATCTGTCCAGAAGGTCTCTGCAAACGAGCGTCCAAGCTCTCGGCAGGCGGAAAAAGGGCGCAACTATTCCCATCCAGACCATCAGCGTCTAATGCCGTAAACGACTACCTCATGCGTAATCGGCATGAGGAAAATCAAAGACTTACTGTGAAACGCCCTGAAACAGAGCATTAGCCGATGCGCACATTTGTGCTGAGAAGTGGCTAAAACGTCGCCTGCAGCCCAGTGGGAGGTGTATCAGAAGAGGCAAGTGACAAAATGGTCACCCACGACCGAGACGTCATCTGAGGGGGCAGATTTATCGATATACGGTCGTAGGGCTTAGAGAATTAGAAACAGGGGGATTGAAGCGGAGTGATACGAACATATCATTTGCGCGTCGCAAGCCCACTGTCGGCTCGCCACTCAAAGGCGATCGGACGATGGACTTGCGGTGCGGCTTCCTGACCCGGCCCACGAGTGGGAGTACTCCCTGTACACCTGGCGCGCTGCAACCACTCCATTGGTCAGAGCGCCCCGGCCCCTTGGTCACGCGCCGACCCTCCTCGGGTTGCGCGGCTTTCAGGAAGACCCAACTGCATTTGGTCTTCCATCATTTGAATCAGTACCAGTTTGGATCTTTCTTCAGCTGCTCTTTGAGAAGGCCTTGCATGCCCTCGTCCGGCTTGCCGATGAAACGGTATTCAGCATGGCGCGTTGGGGATTTATCCGCCGGCAGGCCCGCTGGAACCTCGACCAACATGGCATAGGCATGTGACTTGTCGAGACTGAACGCGACGATGAGCCGTTTGTTGATGCACGTGTCCTGGGTTTCGCAGAGAGGCCCTACCAGGTATGTGTCACCATCCTCGGTCACCGCATTCATCTGGTCCGATGCGCCGGACAGATTGATCACCCAATCCGGCAACCGTTCCTCTTTCTTCACAACGCTTGACCAGGTCTGGCGATACTCGGGATCAGAGCTCAACAGCTCGTTCACCCGCGCCTGACCATCGTTGGCTGCCATCGCCATGGCGCTGGCGCTCGTCAGGAGCGCCAGCGTCATGGCATGGAAGTGCTTGCGGATCATTCTGGTTAGCCTCGACCACGACGGCCGAAGAAGAACGACACGACGAACATCACCAGGAACACGATAAAGAGAATCTTGGCGATACCCGTGGCGGTGCCTGCGATGCCACCAAAGCCCAGAACTGCAGCGACGATAGCGATGATCAGAAATGTGATAGCCCAGCTCAACATGGTGATTCTCCTTACTGTTTTTAATTTTCAGCTACAGCGAGGTATCGGATAGGAACCTCGGCATAGATTGCGTCTTCGCCATTGCTGGTCAGAAAACCCAACTCTGTTGACGCGGCGCTTGCTCAATGGCGGCAGCGGCGTCTTCAACCGGTTGCAGACTCAGGCCTACATCAGTTGCCTTGAGCGCGCTCGCTTTGGCGAAAGGCGCTGCATGGCTATAGGTGTGGTGAATCTGGACAACCTCTTGCTGTTTCTGGGTCCAGTGTGCGAACTGCTGAACGGCGATCAGCGTGATCATCAACGCCAGGCTGGCGAACAAACCTTGCTGCAGGTGCAGTGGAGAGATACGCAGAGTGGCGAGGCGTTGAGTGTTCATGCAGTGGGCTCCAGGCAATCTTGTCGGTCGACGGTTCAGACCTTGTTGCTAGAGATATTGCAGCCTGTGTGCCAGCTTTTTTGATCAAATAAAGTTGTTTTAAATCAAGCGCTTAGCATCGGTAGGATGAAGTTTCCTACGAGCAAGCTGCACGATTGAACATTTGACATCGTGCGTATTGCACGAGAGGGTGGGGCAAAGTGTCGCGACGTGTAGCGGCGGGCGGGCCGGCTGCGGCAGGCGTCAAGGACGCCGCCGCCGACAAACCCGCTGCTCTGGAGAGGCTGGCTATCAACCGGCACTGCGGGTCATCACCCGTAAGGTATCGGCATCCACGCCTTTGACCCCTCGAATGTTGCGAGCAATTTCAACGGCCAGCTCTTTCTCGGCGTAGTTGGCCACCACGCCATCCAGGCTCACCACGCCGCCTTTGGTTTCCACCTTTATATTCAGGCCATCGAGATTGCGGCTATAGATGAGGCTGGACTTCACCTTGCTGGTGATCCACGCGTCGCTGAACTCTTCACGCACGCTATTGGCCTGCGCTTCGCTCTGCTCTTTGATGGCTTGGGTGTCGCGTGCGCTGACGCTGATGAGGTTATTCACTTCCGTGACACCGTCAGTGTTGCTCGCCAGGCTGCCCGCCAGTTGCTTGGCCTCGGCATCTTTTGCCTGACCCTTCAACGTCACCACGCCCTTGGCGGACGCTACATCGATGTTCAGTCCTTCTGTGACGCTGTTCCACAGCAGCTTGGACTTGATCGTCGCGGTCAGCGTGGCGTCGTCGAAGCGCTGTGCCATGTTGGCTTTGGTGCCGGGCTCCGCAGCGACCCCCGGATCGATCTGCAGCTGATTGTCGACCTTGTTGATGCCTTGCGTGTCGCCGGCGATTTGCGTGGCCAACTCCTTGTCCACCTCGTTCTCGACCTTGCCGGTCAGAATGGCTGTGCCTTGCTCAACCTTCACGCCGATGTTGAACGGGCTCAAATGGCGATTGAGTGCGAAGGCCGTCCATATCGAGCCTTCCTGACGCGCTTCGGCCAGTTGCGTTTGCACATCGCTTTGCGCGGCGTGCGCGACCGGCATCGTCGCGAGCCAGCCGGTGGTGGCCACAGCCAAGGCGATTTTCTTGAGCGGGTGCATGGCAATTCTCCAGACAGTTCCAAAAGGTGCTACTGGAGAGACTTTCCATTCGCCCAGACGTTCTACACCCGAGGAGATGCAGATCACGATCCCTGCACCAGACAGAGAGTCGACGCTGTAGGACGTAGATCAATCTGTTGTCTGAAATTTCGCCAGATAACTACCCGGCATCGCATTGAATCAATCAGAATGAACCATGCAACTTGCCCGATTTTTCCGGGACTAACCAAGATCATTCATTTAGGAGCGTAGGAAAAATGGAAGCAGCCACTGAGAATCAGGGCCGTATTCTGCTTGTGGATGATGAATCCGCCATCCTTCGCACCTTCCGCTATTGCCTGGAAGATGAAGGCTACAGCGTCGCCACCGCCAACAGTGCGGCCCAGGCCGAGGCGCTGTTGCAACGTCAAGTGTTCGACGTGTGCTTTCTGGACCTGCGTCTGGGTGAAGACAACGGTCTCGATGTGTTGGCGCAGATGCGCATTCAGGCGCCGTGGATGCGCGTGGTCATCGTGACCGCACATTCGGCGGTGGACACTGCCGTGGACGCCATTCAGGCCGGTGCGGCGGATTATCTCGTGAAACCGTGCAGCCCTGATCAGTTGCGTCTGGCGACCGCCAAACAATTGGAGGTGCGTCAGTTGTCGGCGCGTCTGGAAGCGCTGGAAGGCGAAGTGCGCAAACCCAAGGACGGTCTGGATTCCCACAGCCCGTCGATGATGGCGATTCTGGAAACAGCTCGCCAAGTGGCGAACACCGACGCCAACATCCTGATCCTCGGCGAATCCGGAACCGGTAAAGGCGAGCTGGCGCGGGCGATTCACGGCTGGAGCAAACGGGCGAAAAAAGCCTGCGTGACCATCAACTGTCCGTCGCTCACCGCCGAGCTGATGGAAAGCGAGCTGTTCGGTCACAGCCGCGGCGCCTTCACCGGGGCGAGCGAAAGCACACTGGGCCGGGTCAATCAGGCAGACGGCGGTACATTGTTCCTCGACGAAATCGGAGATTTCCCACTGACATTGCAGCCCAAACTGCTGCGTTTCATTCAGGACAAAGAGTACGAGCGCGTAGGCGACCCTGTTACCCGCCGTGCCGACGTGCGCATCCTTGCGGCCACCAACCTGAATCTGGAAGACATGGTTCGCGAAGGCCGTTTCCGCGAAGACCTGCTGTATCGCCTGAACGTGATCACGCTGCACCTGCCACCGTTGCGTGAGCGCGGCGAGGACATCCTGACGCTGGCGGACCGCTTTTTGGCCCGTTTCGTCAAGGAATACGGTCGCCCAGCCCGTGGTTTCAGTGAAGAAGCCCGCAGTGCGCTGGTGAACTATCGCTGGCCGGGCAACATTCGCGAACTGCGTAACGTGATCGAGCGGGCCAGCATTATCTGTCCGCAAGAGAAGGTCGAAATCAGTCACTTGGGCATGGGTGAACAACCGACCAACAACGCACCACGTGTGGGTGCCGCGTTGAGTCTGGACGAACTGGAAAAAGCGCACATCGGCGCCGTGCTGGCCACCAGCGATACCCTCGATCAGGCTGCGCGCACGCTGGGCATCGACGCCTCGACGTTGTACCGCAAACGCAAGCAGTACAACTTGTGACAGGGCGCCCATGAAGTTCGCGATGAAGTTGCGCACCCGACTGTTCCTCAGCATTTCGGCGCTGATGACGGTCGCGTTGCTGGGGCTGATACTGGGTCTGGTCAGCGTCATGCAGATGGCCAAGTCCCAGGAGGATTTGATCCACCACAACTTCATCACGCTCGATATCGGCCTCAAACTGCGCCAGAACCTCGGCGATCAGTTGGTGATGCTGCTCAAGGACCGTCCCGATCAAGTGGCGCTCAAGCAGAATCAGGCGCAGTTTCAGGATTTGCTCGATCAGGGCATCGATCACGATCAGCAGACCAACACCCACAGCGGTTTCGAGAAAGCGCGGGTGGATTACGAGCGATTCCTCAAGGCGCTGGAAGAGGCGGGCGACTCGGCCGATGCACTGAATGATGACAAGACGGTCACGGCGACCTTCAACGCATTACGCAACGGTTTGCTCGACGCCCATCGTCAGGCGCTGGAAAACATCAGCCAGGCTGAAAGCGCCTCGCGAACTCGCGCATTGTGGGTGGCTGCTTTATTAGGGCTGGTCGGGTTGGCGGTGCTGGCCATCGGTTTCGTCACGGCCCACGGCATCGCCCGCCGTTTTGGCGCCCCTATCGAGGCGTTGGCCAAGGCGGCGGACAACATCGGCCAAGGCAACTTTGAAGTGCTGCTGCCCATTTCATCCTCTGCCGAAATGAATTTGCTGACGCGTCGCTTCGGCATCATGGCCGAGGCCCTGCGTCAGCATCAGGTCACCAACGTGGATGAGTTGCTCGCCGGTCAGCAGCGGCTGCAAGCGGTCCTCGACAGCATCGACGACGGGCTGTTGATGATCGACCGCCAAGGCCGACTCGAACACCTGAACCCGGTCGCGCAGCGGCAGCTGGGTTGGGAAGAGGGACGTTTGGGCCAAGGACTGGGTGAAGCGTTGCAGCGTCCGGAACTGGACGAGCAGTTGTACCTGGTGCTGCGCGGCGGAACGCTGGAGCGAGCGCCGGAAGACTTGTCTATCGAGGTCGACGGCGAAACCCGCCTGCTGACCTACAGCCTGACCCCTGTCAGCCACACCAAAGGCCACATCCTCGGGGCGGTGATGGTGTTGCACGATGTGACAGAGCAGCGGGCCTTCGAACGGGTACGTAGCGAATTCGTGCTTCGCGCCTCCCACGAATTGCGCACCCCGGTGACCGGCATGCACATGGCGTTCGGGCTGTTGCAGGAGCGCGTGCACTTCGCCCCCGATTCCCGGGAAACGGACTTGCTGAAGACCGTCAATGAAGAGATGCAGCGGCTGATGCAGCTGATCAACGACCTGCTGAATTTCTCGCGCTACCAGAACGGCCTGCAAAAACTCGCGCTGGCGCCCTGTGATGTTAATGACCTGCTCACTGAGGCGCGTCAGCGCTTTGCCGAAACCGCGCAGGAACAGGACGTAATGGTCCTGCTGGAAATGCAGGAACCCTTGCCACGTCTGCAGGCCGACAAGGTCCAGTTGGACCGCGTATTGGACAACCTCCTCGACAATGCCCTGCGCCACACGCCGCAATCCGGGCTTATCCGGCTCCAGGCGCGTCGACACGGGGAGCGGTTGATCATCAGCGTCGAAGACAACGGCGAGGGCATCGCGTACGGCCAGCAGGCCCGGATCTTCGAACCGTTTGTGCAGGTCGGGCGCAAGAAGGGTGGCGCGGGATTGGGCCTGGCGCTGTGCAAGGAAATCGTCCAACTCCACGGCGGACGCATGGGCGTGTACTCACGGCCGGGGCAAGGCACGCAGTTTTATATGGCGTTGCCGTTGTAGGCATCGCTCGCAAGCCTGGACGCTGCTTAACCCTCGCAGAATAAACACTGCCCCATGTGGGAGCGAATTCATTCGCGATGCGGTGGTACAGACGAAAGACATCTGTTGGATGCACTGGCCTCTCGCGAATGAATTCGCTCCTACAGAGGGCCAGTGCTGACTCCGTAACCACTAAACCCATCACGCCACATCATCGGCCCTGCGTCCGGTATTACGCCGCCCACCCGTCACCAGTTCGGTGAATTTGGCTGCTGTCAGAGGCCGGGCGAAGAGCCAGCCTTGGCCGTAGATCACGCCCTCGCTCTTGAGTAACAGGGCTTGAGATTCGAATTCGATACCCTCGGCGATCACTTTCAATTGCAGGGCGTGGGCCATGCGGATGATGTGTGGAGCAACGCCGCTACTGGCGGCGTCATGACCAAGGGCATCAATGAAGGCCTTGTCGATCTTCAAACAATCCACCGGCAAGGTTTGCAAGTACGCCAGGCTGCAATACCCCGTCCCGAAGTCGTCGATCAGCACCTGATGCCCGCGGTCACGCAACGCTTGCAGGTGATTGCGTGCGACCACCACGTCCACTAACCCCCGCTCGGTCACTTCAAACGCAATCTGCCGGGCTGCAACGCGATGCAATGCCAGCAGCTTTGCGGTCACTCGACCAATCCGAGGTGCCATCACATCGCAGGCTGCCAGGTTTACCGACACGTACAAATGCGGATTGGCGCGCAGCAGTTGCCCGAGCTGCTCAAGCAACTGCTGCAACACGAAATCAGTGATCTGACGAATCTGCCCGGTATTTTCGGCCAGCGGAATGAAGAGGTCGGGGCTGGTTAGCGTGCCGTCGGGTCGTCGCCAACGCACCAGTGCCTCAGCGCCCACGCACAAGCGGGTATTAAGGTCGAAGATGGGTTGGTACAGAACCTTCAACTCGCCCCGACGGAGCGCGCCATGCAATTCCCCACCCAGCGACTGGCGCTGCCGAACGAGCTGCAACACCAGAATCCCGATGCACAACGAGACCAACACGCTGGCGGGAACCAGCAACCACCAGGCGCCGGTGATTTTCTGCTGCAAGCCGTTACGCGGCGTGATCAGGACCAACTGATATTCCGGACTCTGCGTGGGCATCCGGTAGACCAACTTGTCCTGAGTGGTGATCAATGTCTCGATGGTCGTTGGCGACCAGTCGGGCGTAGGCGGCCACGCTTGGGGCGGCCCAAGCACCGGAACGGCTTTTTTACCCTGATCGAGCACCACAACCAGGCTCCCGCCTGCAGGCAGATCGACCACGTCGGTCAAATGGCCGCGTGACGTTGATACGCGAAAATCACCCCTGCCCAGCATCAGCGAGGCGAGGTTATCGTCCGGTTGAGTCGAGGTGTTGAGCCAGTAATCGTAGATGGGGCCGCGAATGTCCGGCGCTCGCGGCTTGCCAATCATGCTCTCGCGCGTCCAGCTGGAACAGGTTTGAGCCTCGCTGACGTACGCGACTTCATAAATGAAGCGGTAGCGCGAGTTTACCTGACGCAATTGCTCGACCATTTCCGGACTGCAACCACGCAAGGGCTGGGCTTCGAGCTGATCAAGGCCAGCGCGGAGCTGGTCGAAAAGCTGCTCCAGACGCACCAGAAAACGCTCGCCCTGAGCATTCATCTGCGCGCTTTCTTCCTGCTTGGCCTGATGCATCGCCAGCCCGAAACTGCCCGCCAGCAGCACGACCGCACTCAACAACGCTGCCAGCAGAGCCAGGAGCGAAGGGCGGTAGAGGACTGAGCGCAATTGCGGTGAAGCCGTGAACATCGGCCAATATCCAGTGGAATACCCATGAGGTATAGCAACAAGCGCAGAAATAGCCCGTTAAAAAGCGGCCCTAAGAAAAATTTAGTGCTTTGAATTCAATACCTGCAGGATCGCCGCGCTTTGCAGGTCCGGCTCGCCGTCAAATTTCTGCGGTCGATAGTGCATCTGGAACGCCCCCAGCACGTGGCGCGTCGCAATATCCCACTCGCCCGTTTGCGGGGTCGGATAACCCAGCATCGCCAATTGTTGCTGGAACCAGGTGACGCTCGGCACCACGCCCGTCATCTGCGCCTGCTGTTGGGCGACCTGCTGCTCGTCCGGCCAGATGCCAAGCCCTTCCTGAGCCAAACGCTTCCACGGGAACAACGGCCCCGGATCAAGTTTGCGTAAGGGCGCAATGTCACTGTGGCCGATCACATGACGGGGTTCGATCTTGTTGCGTTTGACGATGTCTTTCAGCAGCACGATCAGCGCTTGAATCTGCGCTTCGCTGTATGGGTACCACAGGCGCCCGGTCGGTGTGTCGCGATAGCCCGGATTGACGATCTCGATGCCGATGCTGCTGGAATTGAGCCAGGTGCGGCCGTCCCATTCGCTTTCACCGGCATGCCAGGCGCGCTGACTTTCATCCACCAGTTTGTAGGTCGTGGCAGGGCCATCGCCGATCAGGTAGTGAGCGCTGACTTCGCCATGGGTCAGCAACGCGAGGGAGCGATCCAGAGAGGCAGAGGTGTAATGGACCACCACGAACTGGGCGCGGCTGTCGAAATTTGCCGAAGGATGGCTGGTG
It contains:
- the gltP gene encoding glutamate/aspartate:proton symporter GltP, whose amino-acid sequence is MKKAKISLAWQILIGLVLGIALGAVLNHFSAEKAWWISNILQPAGDIFIRLIKMIVIPIVISSLIVGIAGVGDAKKLGRIGLKTILYFEVVTTIAIVVGLLLANVFHPGTGIDMSTLGTVDISQYEKTTAEVQHDHAFIATILNLIPSNIFAAVARGDMLPIIFFSVFFGLGLSSLNAEVREPLVKVFQGVSETMFKVTHMIMNYAPIGVFALIAVTVANFGFASLLPLAKLVILVYVAIAFFAFVVLGLIARLFGFSVIKLMRIFKDELVLAYSTASSETVLPRVIEKMEAYGAPKAISSFVVPTGYSFNLDGSTLYQSIAALFIAQLYGIDMPISQQIMLVLTLMVTSKGIAGVPGVSFVVLLATLGSVGIPLEGLAFIAGVDRIMDMARTALNVIGNALAVLVIARWEGMYDDAKGQRYWNSLPHWRSKESLPAAQSAVD
- a CDS encoding inhibitor of vertebrate lysozyme family protein, whose product is MIRKHFHAMTLALLTSASAMAMAANDGQARVNELLSSDPEYRQTWSSVVKKEERLPDWVINLSGASDQMNAVTEDGDTYLVGPLCETQDTCINKRLIVAFSLDKSHAYAMLVEVPAGLPADKSPTRHAEYRFIGKPDEGMQGLLKEQLKKDPNWY
- a CDS encoding DUF1328 domain-containing protein → MLSWAITFLIIAIVAAVLGFGGIAGTATGIAKILFIVFLVMFVVSFFFGRRGRG
- a CDS encoding BON domain-containing protein; translation: MHPLKKIALAVATTGWLATMPVAHAAQSDVQTQLAEARQEGSIWTAFALNRHLSPFNIGVKVEQGTAILTGKVENEVDKELATQIAGDTQGINKVDNQLQIDPGVAAEPGTKANMAQRFDDATLTATIKSKLLWNSVTEGLNIDVASAKGVVTLKGQAKDAEAKQLAGSLASNTDGVTEVNNLISVSARDTQAIKEQSEAQANSVREEFSDAWITSKVKSSLIYSRNLDGLNIKVETKGGVVSLDGVVANYAEKELAVEIARNIRGVKGVDADTLRVMTRSAG
- the algB gene encoding sigma-54-dependent response regulator transcription factor AlgB; this translates as MEAATENQGRILLVDDESAILRTFRYCLEDEGYSVATANSAAQAEALLQRQVFDVCFLDLRLGEDNGLDVLAQMRIQAPWMRVVIVTAHSAVDTAVDAIQAGAADYLVKPCSPDQLRLATAKQLEVRQLSARLEALEGEVRKPKDGLDSHSPSMMAILETARQVANTDANILILGESGTGKGELARAIHGWSKRAKKACVTINCPSLTAELMESELFGHSRGAFTGASESTLGRVNQADGGTLFLDEIGDFPLTLQPKLLRFIQDKEYERVGDPVTRRADVRILAATNLNLEDMVREGRFREDLLYRLNVITLHLPPLRERGEDILTLADRFLARFVKEYGRPARGFSEEARSALVNYRWPGNIRELRNVIERASIICPQEKVEISHLGMGEQPTNNAPRVGAALSLDELEKAHIGAVLATSDTLDQAARTLGIDASTLYRKRKQYNL
- a CDS encoding KinB sensor domain-containing domain; the protein is MKFAMKLRTRLFLSISALMTVALLGLILGLVSVMQMAKSQEDLIHHNFITLDIGLKLRQNLGDQLVMLLKDRPDQVALKQNQAQFQDLLDQGIDHDQQTNTHSGFEKARVDYERFLKALEEAGDSADALNDDKTVTATFNALRNGLLDAHRQALENISQAESASRTRALWVAALLGLVGLAVLAIGFVTAHGIARRFGAPIEALAKAADNIGQGNFEVLLPISSSAEMNLLTRRFGIMAEALRQHQVTNVDELLAGQQRLQAVLDSIDDGLLMIDRQGRLEHLNPVAQRQLGWEEGRLGQGLGEALQRPELDEQLYLVLRGGTLERAPEDLSIEVDGETRLLTYSLTPVSHTKGHILGAVMVLHDVTEQRAFERVRSEFVLRASHELRTPVTGMHMAFGLLQERVHFAPDSRETDLLKTVNEEMQRLMQLINDLLNFSRYQNGLQKLALAPCDVNDLLTEARQRFAETAQEQDVMVLLEMQEPLPRLQADKVQLDRVLDNLLDNALRHTPQSGLIRLQARRHGERLIISVEDNGEGIAYGQQARIFEPFVQVGRKKGGAGLGLALCKEIVQLHGGRMGVYSRPGQGTQFYMALPL
- a CDS encoding EAL domain-containing protein; the protein is MFTASPQLRSVLYRPSLLALLAALLSAVVLLAGSFGLAMHQAKQEESAQMNAQGERFLVRLEQLFDQLRAGLDQLEAQPLRGCSPEMVEQLRQVNSRYRFIYEVAYVSEAQTCSSWTRESMIGKPRAPDIRGPIYDYWLNTSTQPDDNLASLMLGRGDFRVSTSRGHLTDVVDLPAGGSLVVVLDQGKKAVPVLGPPQAWPPTPDWSPTTIETLITTQDKLVYRMPTQSPEYQLVLITPRNGLQQKITGAWWLLVPASVLVSLCIGILVLQLVRQRQSLGGELHGALRRGELKVLYQPIFDLNTRLCVGAEALVRWRRPDGTLTSPDLFIPLAENTGQIRQITDFVLQQLLEQLGQLLRANPHLYVSVNLAACDVMAPRIGRVTAKLLALHRVAARQIAFEVTERGLVDVVVARNHLQALRDRGHQVLIDDFGTGYCSLAYLQTLPVDCLKIDKAFIDALGHDAASSGVAPHIIRMAHALQLKVIAEGIEFESQALLLKSEGVIYGQGWLFARPLTAAKFTELVTGGRRNTGRRADDVA
- a CDS encoding N-acetylmuramoyl-L-alanine amidase, which translates into the protein MKSYCVLFLALLLTACSSGPKLDTSHPSANFDSRAQFVVVHYTSASLDRSLALLTHGEVSAHYLIGDGPATTYKLVDESQRAWHAGESEWDGRTWLNSSSIGIEIVNPGYRDTPTGRLWYPYSEAQIQALIVLLKDIVKRNKIEPRHVIGHSDIAPLRKLDPGPLFPWKRLAQEGLGIWPDEQQVAQQQAQMTGVVPSVTWFQQQLAMLGYPTPQTGEWDIATRHVLGAFQMHYRPQKFDGEPDLQSAAILQVLNSKH